One genomic region from Cyanobium usitatum str. Tous encodes:
- a CDS encoding NUDIX hydrolase produces MAPLPAPEPSRHLETTAVLDARKIRFEVNRVELPMGVVGTFGLIRHPGASLAVPVLADGRIVVLRQYRFAVATRLLEFPAGTLDEGEDPLSTMQRELQEEAGYSASRWDPLGAMLPCPGYSDEVIHLFLARDLSPLAEPPAGDDDEDLEVLLMEPGELDAALASGDEYLDGKSVTAWLRAKQLLGI; encoded by the coding sequence ATGGCGCCCCTCCCCGCTCCTGAGCCCTCGCGTCACCTGGAAACCACCGCGGTGCTGGATGCCCGCAAGATCCGCTTTGAGGTCAACCGCGTCGAGCTGCCGATGGGCGTGGTGGGCACTTTTGGCTTGATCCGCCACCCCGGCGCCTCCCTGGCCGTGCCGGTGCTCGCGGACGGCCGCATTGTGGTGCTGCGCCAATACCGCTTCGCCGTGGCCACCCGGCTGCTGGAATTTCCGGCCGGCACCCTCGATGAGGGCGAAGACCCGCTCAGCACCATGCAGCGGGAGCTGCAGGAGGAGGCCGGCTACAGCGCCAGCCGCTGGGATCCCCTGGGGGCGATGCTGCCCTGCCCTGGCTACTCCGACGAGGTGATCCACCTGTTTCTGGCCCGCGACCTCAGCCCCCTGGCCGAGCCCCCCGCTGGCGATGACGACGAGGACCTGGAGGTGCTGCTGATGGAGCCCGGCGAACTGGATGCGGCCCTGGCCAGCGGCGACGAATACCTCGATGGCAAGAGCGTCACCGCCTGGCTGCGGGCCAAGCAACTGCTGGGGATCTAA
- a CDS encoding FAD-binding domain-containing protein has product MAPERWLFWHRRDLRLADNRGLAAAAAATPVVTGVFVLDPAILSEPSMAPGRLWFLSESLRELQQAWQQAGSRLVILSGDPAELLPRLAAGLGAEVVAWNRDVEPFGRERDRRVARALQAEGRKVLADWDQLLVAPEAIKTGAGDPYRVYGPYWRSWRRWVEEASALGSAASGGLDPLPAPSALMDCDSAQLSGLPLVSPELEHGFRGAELCPCRPGEQAAQQQLQAFCDGDGRSIALLGYEPGRNIPGEAGTSGLSAALKFGTLSPRQAWAAAQQARQLARSEEELHSIQVWEQELAWREFYQQALFHFPELAEGPYRPQWRAFPWDNDSGWFEAWREGLTGMPIIDAAMRQLNESGWMHNRCRMIVASFLVKDLICDWRWGEAAFMARLVDGDLAANNGGWQWSASSGMDPKPLRIFNPATQASKFDADGAYIRTWLPELRHVATRDLISGEIAPLERRGYPAPLVNHKIQQARFKALYAAIKG; this is encoded by the coding sequence ATGGCTCCGGAGCGCTGGCTTTTCTGGCATCGCCGCGACCTGCGCCTGGCCGACAACCGGGGCCTGGCGGCGGCCGCCGCCGCCACTCCAGTGGTGACGGGGGTGTTCGTGCTGGATCCCGCCATCCTGTCGGAGCCCAGCATGGCCCCGGGGCGGCTGTGGTTTCTGTCTGAGAGCCTGCGGGAGCTGCAGCAGGCCTGGCAGCAGGCCGGCAGCCGGCTGGTGATCCTGAGCGGCGACCCCGCCGAGCTACTACCCCGCCTGGCCGCTGGCCTGGGCGCCGAAGTGGTGGCGTGGAACCGGGACGTGGAACCCTTCGGGCGCGAGCGCGACCGGCGGGTGGCGCGGGCGCTGCAGGCGGAGGGGCGCAAGGTGCTGGCCGACTGGGACCAGCTGCTGGTGGCGCCGGAGGCCATCAAAACCGGCGCCGGCGACCCCTACCGGGTGTACGGGCCCTACTGGCGCAGCTGGCGCCGCTGGGTGGAGGAGGCGAGCGCCCTGGGTTCCGCAGCCTCGGGTGGCCTGGATCCCCTGCCGGCGCCGAGCGCCCTGATGGATTGCGATTCCGCCCAGCTCAGTGGGCTGCCACTGGTGAGCCCAGAGCTGGAGCATGGCTTTAGGGGCGCTGAGCTCTGCCCCTGCCGGCCCGGCGAACAGGCGGCCCAACAGCAGCTGCAGGCCTTCTGCGATGGCGATGGCCGCTCCATTGCGCTGCTTGGCTACGAACCGGGACGCAACATCCCCGGCGAAGCGGGCACCTCAGGGCTCAGCGCCGCCCTCAAGTTCGGCACGCTCAGCCCAAGGCAGGCCTGGGCCGCCGCCCAGCAGGCCCGGCAGCTGGCCCGCAGCGAGGAGGAGCTGCACTCAATCCAGGTGTGGGAGCAGGAACTGGCCTGGCGCGAGTTTTACCAGCAGGCACTGTTTCACTTTCCGGAGCTGGCCGAAGGGCCCTACCGGCCCCAGTGGCGCGCCTTCCCCTGGGACAACGACAGCGGCTGGTTTGAAGCCTGGCGCGAGGGGCTCACGGGCATGCCGATCATCGACGCCGCCATGCGCCAGCTAAATGAGAGCGGCTGGATGCACAACCGCTGCCGCATGATCGTGGCCTCCTTCCTGGTGAAGGACCTGATCTGCGACTGGCGCTGGGGCGAAGCGGCCTTCATGGCGCGCCTGGTGGATGGCGACTTGGCAGCCAACAACGGCGGCTGGCAGTGGAGCGCTAGCAGCGGCATGGACCCCAAACCCCTGCGCATCTTCAACCCGGCCACCCAGGCCTCCAAATTCGATGCCGATGGCGCCTATATCCGCACCTGGCTGCCGGAGCTGCGCCATGTGGCCACTCGCGACCTGATCAGTGGGGAGATAGCCCCGCTGGAGCGCCGCGGCTACCCGGCCCCACTGGTGAACCACAAGATCCAGCAGGCCCGCTTCAAGGCCCTCTACGCCGCGATCAAGGGCTGA